AGCTGCTCCTGCTCCTCGAGGATCGCGTCGCCGAGCGACACGACGCGCCGGACCACCACCCTCGTCCTGACGCGCTCGTCGCCAAGCCCGCCGTCGGCGAGGATGGCGCGGTAGCCCGCGCACAGCGCGTCGCGCGAGCGCCGCTGCGTCTCCAGCCACTCCTGCCGCGCCTGCGCCGTGCGGAAGAGATCCTCCGGCGGTTCCGCGACGATCGAGAGCACGGTGACCGCCAGGTCCTGGTACGCGCCGAAGAAGTCCGCGACGAACATCACCGCCCGCCGCGACCCCTCGGTCTCGTCCACCGCCAGGAGCAGGTGCCGCCGGATGTCGTCGGGCGCGCGCGCCGCACCTTCGCTGTCGCTCATGTCCGCCTCCCTGTCGCGGCCGTCACGTCGGCCTGCGCCGCCGCCAGGTCCTCGAGGAGCTGGTCCGCGGCATCGTAGAAGAGCCCCGCCCCCTCGGAGAAGTGCAGCAGCACCCGGTTGAGCGAGTCGGGGACGTACGGGAAGACCTTCTGCAGGTTCGCCACCCGGTGGTTGAAGGCGATGCTCAGGTCGTCGCGGGTGAGCCGGGCGTGGACCGCCGGCTGCTCGCGGCGCAGTTCCGGCAGCAACACGTCGCCGCGGCCGGCGAGGAAGATGAGGATGTTGCCGAGCCCCTGGAGGTCGAAGCTGAAGAGCGACTCGCCGTGCACGTAGTCGTAGTCGAAGTCGATCCAGCGGTTCACGCCGCTGTCCCGGTCGCAGATGATGTGGTCGCGGCGGATGTCCCCGTGCTTCTCCCCGCGGTCGTGGAGGAACTTGATCGCCCGCACCAGTCCGACGAAGTCCTCGAGCACCGCGGGGAAGTGCCGGTGAAAGAAGTCCTCGTGGTCGTCGCCCGCGGCGACCGCCACCTGGTCGTAGCGCCGTCCCCGTATGAACTCCAGGATGCGCACGTTGTTGCCGGCGCCGTCGAGCGCCCAGCGCCCCTGCATGAAGTGCCGCTGGCCGCGGACGAGATCGAGGATCCGCGCCTCCTTGCGCGGGCTGCGGAAGCGCCGGATCGACACCCCGCCGATCCGCGTCTCGAACTCCTCGTGGAACTCGAACTTCAGGACCCGGGTCGAGCCGTCGAGCAGGTCGATCGCCCGGCGCACCCAGTACTTCGGCTCGTCGTCGAGGCCGAAACGTCCCTCCCGCTCGTAGTTCCTGATCAGGTACGGCGTGCCGTCGAGGACGAGGACGTCGTCGCTCTCGACGCCGAAGAAATCGGTGGTGTCGGCGATGAGGCGGATCCGCTCGGGCGGGCGCTGGGACGCGCCGCTGCGGGCCAGGAGCCCGCGGACCATCTCCTCGGTGTAGGCGGCGCTCGCAGCCAACGGCGCTGACCTCCGCTTTTTCCCCGAGTCTCCGCCGCGCCCGGGCGCAAGTCAAGGCCGGCGGCATCCCGCGGGGACGCCCCGCGGGCGCATGACAGAAGCATGACATCGGCCGCCTATCGTCCCGCCTGTGCGCGGCGCCATGACGGCGCCAGTCGGAGGAGCGAGACGGATGATGCAAGAGCGGACGGCAGTTGGCAGACGGCAGCGGGTCCTCCTGAGCGGGGTCTTCGGCCCCTTCGGCGTCGACGACGCCTTCGGGCGGCGCGAGAACATCATGGAGCTGTTCCACAACCAGGTCACGCGCGGACAGGGGGTGGCTTCGTTCCGCTTCCACCACCGCTCGTTCGGGCTCTACTTCCTCGCCGCGAACGTCGACGCGGACGTCACGGTGCTGGACTTCCCCTCGCGCCGGCGCTTCGTCCGCGAGCTGCGCCGCGGCTGGGACGTCGTCGGCATCTCGTTCATCGCCCCGAACTTCGTCAAGGCGCGCGAGATGGCGCGCCTGGCGCGCCTGCACGCGCCCGGGGCAACGATCGTCCTCGGCGGTCACGGCGCGGCGATCGAGGGCATCGAGGAGTCGATCGTCTGCGACCACGTCGTGCGCGGCGAGGGGATCGGCCCGCTGCGCCGCCTGCTGGGCCAGGACCCTGATGCGCCGATCGTGCACCCGGCCCTGCCGAGCACCGAGCGCCAGAGCATCCTCGGCGTCCCCCTGCTCGGCCGCACCGCGAGCCTGCTCGTCCCGGGGCTCGGGTGCGTCAACGGCTGCCGCTTCTGCTCGACGACGCACTTCTTCGGGAAGACGTACACGCCGTACCTGCGGACCGGCCGCGACCTCTTCGCGGCCTGCTGCCGCATCGCGGATCTGCGCGGCACGGACGACTTCTTCGTCATGGACGAGAACTTCCTCAAGGACACGGCGCGGGCGCGCGAGCTGCTCGCGGAGATGGAGCGGCACCGTCGCTTCTTCCGTTTCCAGGTCTTCTCCTCCGCCGAGGCGATCACGGCCTTCGGGCTCGACGAGCTGGTGCGCCTCGGCGTGACCTTCGTCTGGATGGGCGTCGAGTGCAAGAGCCGCCAGGCGAACTTCGCGAAGAACAGCGGCGTCGACCCGCGGGCCCTGGTGCGCGCGCTGCGCGACCGCGGGATCAACGTGCTGGCCTCCGGCATCCTCTGCATGGAGCACCACACGCCGGACAACATCCAGGAGGACATCGACCACCTCACGGACCTCGAGGCGGACTTCGTGCAGTTCATGCTGCTGACGCCGCTGCCGGTGACGGAGCTCTACCGCGAGAAGCAGGCGGCGGGCCTGCTGCGCGAGGAGCTGCCCTACGAGGAGTGGCACGGCCAGAAGAT
This region of bacterium genomic DNA includes:
- a CDS encoding universal stress protein, with product MSDSEGAARAPDDIRRHLLLAVDETEGSRRAVMFVADFFGAYQDLAVTVLSIVAEPPEDLFRTAQARQEWLETQRRSRDALCAGYRAILADGGLGDERVRTRVVVRRVVSLGDAILEEQEQLRCCIVVVGRRKITHHEEFLLGSTSNRILHRASACAVLVVE
- a CDS encoding cobalamin-dependent protein (Presence of a B(12) (cobalamin)-binding domain implies dependence on cobalamin itself, in one of its several forms, or in some unusual lineages, dependence on a cobalamin-like analog.) → MMQERTAVGRRQRVLLSGVFGPFGVDDAFGRRENIMELFHNQVTRGQGVASFRFHHRSFGLYFLAANVDADVTVLDFPSRRRFVRELRRGWDVVGISFIAPNFVKAREMARLARLHAPGATIVLGGHGAAIEGIEESIVCDHVVRGEGIGPLRRLLGQDPDAPIVHPALPSTERQSILGVPLLGRTASLLVPGLGCVNGCRFCSTTHFFGKTYTPYLRTGRDLFAACCRIADLRGTDDFFVMDENFLKDTARARELLAEMERHRRFFRFQVFSSAEAITAFGLDELVRLGVTFVWMGVECKSRQANFAKNSGVDPRALVRALRDRGINVLASGILCMEHHTPDNIQEDIDHLTDLEADFVQFMLLTPLPVTELYREKQAAGLLREELPYEEWHGQKMLNWRHPHFPADEAERWLRRAFRQEYEENSSSMLRVADTALRGYEALAALEQTDACLEARLAQMRARAREYSLILPAIARTAVNS